TGGCCTTTGCCTGCTACCTTCCCGATAGCGGCTCCAACACCAGCTCCAACACCAGCTCCAACACTGGCAACAACTGCAGAGGCTGTCGCTGATAGACCAACAGCACCTGCAGAAACCCCCCAACCCGACATcagtagttttatttaaatggtcAAGCAACAGAGGAGCAGCATAAAATTCTACAAAGTCAGTATATGTTAGCAGGCAGTGCCACATCTACaggtcaaattaaattaagccAATGCTTTTTAGATCTAACTCAGATCTAACTTactgtaaaaactgaaaattggtTTTAGATTTAGCTTTTCTTCGAATCACTCAACTAATATTTAGTTGCTGAGTACCTGTTTGTGGAAACTTCTTCTGTGAACAGTTTTACAGCACAGGGCATTCCACACTTCCACATTTATAGCTTTTGCTTCAGAGGCAACATAGTTGATGCCCTCTCTCAAGTTTTCTTTTGGACTAAGGTCcaggcaataataataataataataataataataataataataataataataataataattgaactttattgatctcacaatggagaaattcacttctcaatcttaacccatccccccagggagcagtgggctgccactgtgtggcgcctggggagcaactAGGGGGTTaagggtatatatatatatatatatatatatatatatatatatatatatatatatatatatatatatatatatatatatatattgtcgtggtttagttttggtctggcctttttccctgttgtttttcagttcctcctcctttCACTCAGCTTACCCTCCaatccctcagcaatcagtcacacctgttaggcactaattagtcagaattcactccacctgccagcctccctacataagcctccctcagtcttctcttccccgctGGCTCGTCTTCAGTCTCTACCAAAACCAAGCCTGTCTAGTCCTGTtctcatcagtctccactcactccacgtctgtcagcctggtttgttccctgttttgttgctggatttcctgcctcctctgtgcctcaagtgaagcctctgctagctgctggatttcttGCTAactctgtgcttcaagtaaggcttctgctagctgctggatttactACAGCCCccggatctcaagaactgtccCTGCTGCCCTGTGCTCCAGGTTTGCTCTCcacgcccgccgacaggggggtCAAACGGATCAATtgtcccaggacagagggggggcccaaaactgacactctgaccattaaaatggtcagtcagcacgcatctatctatctatctatctatctatctatctatctatctatctatctatctatctatctatctatctatctagctatGATTTTCAGTAGGaaagggatgtgtaaatcattgtagagccaaaagaaaaaaaaaagggtttcctCATTTGCCTGATCGAAAGATGGTCATTTAGTTTACAAATGATTTTGGACTCGACTGGAAAAataactgaattatttttggtTTAACAATATAAGGATTTTGCTCAGTATTTTTGTGACAACACTTTCcatatttcacaatttttaataaatgaattcaaTCAAaatttaatgcaccaaagtgtGTAACTGAGTGAAGGTCATCAGATTAATGAGGTTCTATTTGCTATGAAGTTAAAGAGAAtataaaaagtgtggttattaaaagagtATCACTGTTATACCTAACGttttcaattgtaagatttAAAGCTGTTATAACTTTGCcctaattgaaaataaaaagtttccatctgcgcTCAAAATCTGTGCAGGGGTCCCAAATGGCCCCTGGGCCGCACGTTGGACACGCCTACTTTAAGGTATACTATGATTTAAAATACAGCGGTAGGATGACCCcctaaagtatttttttgtttgcagacaaaaaatataataataaaataataatattaataattataatctGGTCAGTGATGTTGGACTGCTACTATCTTAAACAGAATTGCTGTATCTTATTTAAGACCACAAGTAAATTAACAGTTTAAAACTAGAATCCAATCAAAATACCTGCAGATTGTAGGATCGCCACTAGGCTTCCAGCTGCCACCCCTCCTCCGCTGGCGATGGCTGCACTAGACATCATGCTTGCAGCGAGGGATCCTGCTGCTATCCCAGCTGAGGTGAAACCAATGGCTCCCAGAACCACAGGAGCCAGGGCCACTGCACTTATTCCTCCAACGACTTAAGCATGACAAATATATGACATTACTATAAGTTAAAAACTTTgcaacacttttttcttttttctttacaagATGTTCCGCTTTAATTGATTAATGCTGCCGTGATCCAGTTTGGGCCAGCGTCAGCTTTTGGAATGCTTTGCATCATGGACGAGTCGATGGTTGACTCAATGACTCAATGATTAGGTGTTTGTCCCGATGTGCTGAATTTGATTTTCAGCAAACACGGCACTGAGGATTTTGGCCAAACATCTCTACTCTGGTGTCATCTGTCCAAAGGACATTGTTACAGACGTCTGGAGGTCCATTCATAGGCATCTTCAGAAACATATCATGCCATATGTTTTAGAGACAAGATACTTTATTTGTGTCCCCCCTTATAAACCTCTTCaggttcatcttttttttttttttataatgctgAGATCTGAGATGGATTTGGGATTTTCTTAATTTCTTCTGAGCATTGCCAAGCTCTGACCTTGGGTTAAATTTGATAGGGCATCTACCCTGGAAGAGCATTGGTTAACTTTGGAAATGTTATCTATTTTGCAAATAGTTTCTAATTTTGTAGAAGTTTAAATTGTTTGGATACCTTTTGCAGCAATAATTGCTTCACtgtcattgctgatgtcttcCCTTAATGGCATTGTGTTAACACACATCTGTGTACTGTCAAAGCTGCTGTTTAGTGTCATTTTTAATTGCCTTTGTAGCAGAAGTAAACTTGTGATTTTAATTGTTCAGTGCATATACCAGAAGCATGAACCAATTTCTTTTGTAGAACTTACAGACTTTTCCATAAAAATCATTATGTCTTAAcatttaacacctcactggtaTGTGTATTGTGTTGCATTTTGGGAACCCCCTAAAGTAGACCGTCTTAATTCTTATAGTTCATCCAGAAAGTATTCACTAAACttcagtttttccacattttgtgttAGAGGCTACTTCTAAACTCATGGCAGCAGTTTCAAGTGTAAGGTTTTCTTCAGTATAGCTCAATAAGCTAAATTAACTCGTTTTTAGGTATTTTCACCACTTATTTCTTAATCACACGCTCATTTTGTCCACTTTTGCCATTTTTACAGCAGAAATACCatcattattatgttttttttattattatgtttacTTGCTCACTAACTTCCCAAAAATCCAATTATACAAGTACCTCAATACTACCATTTTAGTAATAATTCAATTTAATGTCATATCACATTGCTTTATTGCAATGGGTTTTTtgatcacaaaaaaaacatttattttctctgattAAATACCACAGTACATTATGTCAAGATAAcaaatataacagaaaatagATAACAGACatgaaaagaggaaaataataCCTGTACTTCCTGTTATTGCAAGGATCATTCCTAAAACACAAGAACACGAAGATAAAATGTTAGCCTTCACCACAGGACCGTACTAGAGCAGTACAGAGCGTGACTTGTCTGGTCTTGCAGCAGTTCTACCTTCAGCAGGAGTCGTTATCGGCCACGCAAAGCCTGATCAGTGCATTTCTAAACACCATTAAtgacttatttaaaaacatcatgaaaaccacacgtaaaaacaaaatgaggatttttttcctttactaaATTATCACTAACTTGGGTCTGCTCTTTAGTAGTACAATATCTGACCAGTGTCTTCCACTGTTCCAGCAGCAATTCCTTTGAGCACATTAATTCCTCCTGACTGTTTCTGCCAGCAAGTTAAAATTTAGCCCAGATTTTGCTCAACTTGTTTTCTGATCAAATcgaattaaatttatttatccaAATTAATTCAGCAACATTGTTATCGGTCAGGTCCATACCATACAATTTATATTCTATCACTGTATTATTTCTTGAAGCAATCCTACCTGTCCTCTTTGAGAAAAAGCTGCTTTTTGATTTTGGCTTTTCATCAGCAGAGTCCTGGGGCGTTGTCGGCTCCTGCTGCCGCTGAGGCTCtaagagacagaaaaaacaaagtcCCAGTCgtaaatcacaggcagactgacaggtttTGCTCAAGAATATCCCTGTGTTTATCTCGATCCATCTTTCCAAGTTCCTGCTACTCAAAAATCTCCCCAAAACATGATTCCACCACCATCACGTCTCACTGTGGGGAAGATGTTCTTGGAGTGATGGTATGTGTTAGATTTGTGCCTGACAAAGCGTTTTCCTTCTTTCATAAATTTGGAGAGTCACAGGCATttcttttggcaaactcaaaacattttttttaaatttttaacacCAAGTATGCTTTTTTGTCCTGGCCACTCCTCCATAAAAcccagctctatggagcgtACAGTTTATTGTGATCCTATGGATAATTcctcagaggtgggtagtaactagttgcatttactcagttacatttacttgagtaacattttgaacaaaatgtacttttaggagtagtttcactgcactgtacttttactCGAGTCATATTATGactcaagtatcgctactcttacttaagtaaaatttcttgctactctacctactgtgagtaacttcatgtataaagaacatacttgtttCAACCCAAAATGcggcagagagacaaaaacctagagtttatgttaacGTGAGAATTCTAATGTGTGCACAAGATTTGTTATTttacccctcgtgaccccatgagggataagtgagtaagaaaatggctggatggatttgttatttttctgttgttttctatCTGCATTGGGGGGGGCCGTgcccttacctgactccgccagatagatttgctccgcatatccatctggaaaccttccgttgaagtaattttgggaaggggcgaaaatactggtcagctgattggtctatgttggtgatagacgggccaaatgaaccaatcagattcgtcgtcgctctgttacgagcgacgacgaaaacacaaccacaagccaagctactcttgctgctgcaggtaagggctcgttagctcagcaaataaatactctgtaattccgataaaacttgctcgatagccacgctaacgctagtttcatcggctgaagccgccatgttgtttagactgaactgacgcgcttcccgttgcgtcacacctcaacccgcctcaaagccaacgctgattggacgttcgtttggtgaacggctccaaattttctttaacggagagtatccagactgatctgcgagtgaaaccttgaaacctcgcgagatcaggatggtctcacgaggctagccgTGCCCGCCCGCTGAGCCAGCCGTGCCCACCTTGGActggaggctttttttttttttttacttaggaGTGGCAAtcgttctattagtactatcttttATTTGTCAATCATACGATTCGACCAATCAAATCAatgactgaaggcaacatgctagccaattacagctggagaggggcgggtcgcTGATTCAGACGTTCAGCTTTCACAGACACTGTCACTTTTATGCAGACAAGCGGTAACTGGATgcagccactgagctatataatacactggagtgctgattttgccgaaaaactgaagtcactggccgccatcttgctactccctactctcacagaatcccataggatttggttgcaacaacaagcagttttctggctgtgtgaaaacgtttcacaggtaattctacagtcagtggatgtactaacactatcaactactaggaaattaggtgctgaaatattttacatgttattcatattaaatatatatatgtatacatatatgtaaatatatatttttgtatattgttatttttatatttataaatgttatatatacatatatttaaattaataaaatgcaaaatatttcagcacattactttctcagtacttgatagttttagaacataacataaaagtatatggcatttgacattttaaaagttttaagcctccctgaacatgagaaaatccttgttattcgatgctgtagcgcacatacaagggaaaatagggagtaccaatatggcggccggtggctttaaagcgactcgttctaacagcgggcgattagcactccagtgtataatatagctcagtggatgcAGCCCACCAACTCAATGTTTACACTCGCACTTTAAACACGTGAAAATGGCTGCTCACAGACGCATCTTTGACCCCAAGTCAGACCCAGAAGCTGAAGCAGTGAAGCCTCATGCACAACCAGCAAAGATACAGCAACAGTTTCTGAATGTTAAGTTTCAAAATGGACACAGGTATATCAATAGAGTAttgttagcattagcttatgCTAAATGACAAATCATGTTAATGCCAAGCAGCCATTGTACAGCGCATACAGCTGTAAAACCAGCAGCTGAGTGGGCGGAGCTCCACTTGAGTTACGAGGTGAGGGGCAGTACTAGGATTACCATccaaaaattatattaaaacgTATAAAAATGCGTATGtagtaaaatgaaaatataaaatgtagtGAGGAGATAAATCAAGCCTTTTAACATAGTGTTATATGATATCTGACCAGCGTCTTTCACAGTTCCAGCAGCATCTCCTCCTTTTGACTCCGTTTCTGACGGCACATCACTGCTTCCATCTAGTTTTGGCTTTTCATCTGCAGAGTCCTGGGCGGGGGGAACCTGCTGTCGCTGAGGCtctaaaagacagaaaaaaaacaaagtctccTTCAGGAAAAGTCCCAGTCTTTCAAGCACGTTTGCTTCTTTGTGATATTTATCATTCCTCTACTTAAAGTAGCAGATTAAACTCTTCTGTGCTCTTACAAAGTTTATGCCCATTAATATCAACAAAATCAAATTAACAGGCACGTATCAGAAAATTGTTGTAGTTCCAAACGGAAGTTTACATTCTTAACTAATAAAGTTCATTAAAAATAACCCGTAAGCAACTTCCGACAACAGAACTCATCACTGCCACTGAATCAGCCATgacaaataacaacaacaaaggcAGATAGCTAGGTGAGGTGCAGTACTGTGTTTATTATCCATAAATGctaataaaaagtttaaaaatgtgtatgtagctatatcaaaatataaaatgtagtGAGGAGATACATCAAGCCTTTTAACATAGTGTTATATAATATCTGACCAGCGTCTTTCACAGTTCCTGCAGCATCTCCTCCTTCTGACTCTGTTTCTGATGGCACATCACTCCTTCCATCTAGTTTTGGCTTTTCATCTGAAGAGTCCTGGGCGGGGGGAACTTGCTTTGGCTGAGGCtctaaaagacagaaaaaacaaaacctccTTTAGAATTTTTTTGTAGTTCAAAGCGGCAATTTACATTCTTAACTAATAAAGTTGATTAAAATAACCTCTAAGAAACTTCCAATAACAGAACTCATCACTGCCACTCAATCAGCCATAAGAAATAACAACATGGCAGAGGCAGAAGCAGAAGAACTTAGGATAAAAGTCACAGCAGCACTCTCTAGTGCAAAAATGCCCACTCCAAACATCACGCCACAGGATGGTCGTTACATCCCTCAGCAAAGACTGTAACATCACAATTTTGCCAGCAGACAAAGGTAGATGCACAGTGGTAATTAACACATATGATTACCACGAGAAAATAATGCATCTGCTGATGGACAGTAACACATACGAGACCCTGAAACGGGACCCAACCAATaactacaaaaagaaaataaatgactctctacaaaaacagaaagtgatCAATCTCTCCCGCTACTATCAGCTGTGCCCAGGCGAGGCCATTCCATGCATATATAGACttccaaaacacacaaagaaggGTATGTTTCAAAATGAACACAGGGCTATCAATAGACTATTGTTAGCATTAGCTGATGCTAAATGACAAATCATGTTCATCCTGAAAAGCCTTTGTACAGCGCATACAGCTGTAAAACCagtagttatatatatatatatatatatatatatatatatatatatatatatatatatatatatatatatatatatatatatatatatatatatatatatatataaaatctttttttgtatccctgtgcaaattctcatttATCTGTAGCCTGTTTGCTATTGTTTTAGTAAtaatagaataataaaaaaaaaattacataaaccTGTAAGAAATTATATCAACTAACTGGAGTCAACACgtgtaaaaacaaagcataaaatagGTTGATACGCCTCaaacacattgcttttattttgaaaatcagTCTCAGGCATTACTACCGTAATGCATGCATGACCTAAACTGACTCTCGCCAGACGTATGTCTCTCCGCCTAGCTGAAGATAACCGCTatgaaacaatcaggaaataactt
This Fundulus heteroclitus isolate FHET01 chromosome 19, MU-UCD_Fhet_4.1, whole genome shotgun sequence DNA region includes the following protein-coding sequences:
- the LOC105917463 gene encoding interferon alpha-inducible protein 27-like protein 2B isoform X1 — its product is MEPQPKQVPPAQDSSDEKPKLDGRSDVPSETESEGGDAAGTVKDAEPQRQQVPPAQDSADEKPKLDGSSDVPSETESKGGDAAGTVKDAEPQRQQEPTTPQDSADEKPKSKSSFFSKRTGMILAITGSTVVGGISAVALAPVVLGAIGFTSAGIAAGSLAASMMSSAAIASGGGVAAGSLVAILQSAGAVGLSATASAVVASVGAGVGAGVGAAIGKVAGKGHEQQDEEEEKKKRKKKKKDQNKEDKNNDDDDDDDDDDGIEEKGQELE
- the LOC105917463 gene encoding interferon alpha-inducible protein 27-like protein 2 isoform X2, with product MEPQPKQVPPAQDSSDEKPKLDGRSDVPSETESEGGDAAGTVKDAEPQRQQEPTTPQDSADEKPKSKSSFFSKRTGMILAITGSTVVGGISAVALAPVVLGAIGFTSAGIAAGSLAASMMSSAAIASGGGVAAGSLVAILQSAGAVGLSATASAVVASVGAGVGAGVGAAIGKVAGKGHEQQDEEEEKKKRKKKKKDQNKEDKNNDDDDDDDDDDGIEEKGQELE